AGGCCGTCAGCAGGCCGTTCCTGGATATGCCTAAGACCTTCTCTGTCCTCCCCACCACCCCGAACAGGCTGCCTTTCTTGAACCTGGTCACGGCGTGGGAGGGGGTGAGCTCTGTAACCGGCAGCAGCTCGGGGGAGTTTCCCACCACGTGCACGACTTGGACGTCTTCTGGGGTGAGTTCTAAGATAGGATATAAACGGCCGTTTGGGATCAGATATGCTGAAGATGTAAATGATTGATGTATTTGATGTAAATAAACTGACGTTATTGAAGAGAATATCAATCGAGTTTTGAAAAGAATATCAACAAAGTTTGGGCATTATCACATTTTCTATATTCATATAAGTTGTAACATCATGCTAGAGGTTACTGCATTACAAAAGAAAAGTAACAATTCACAATTTTCGATTGATCTTCTTACCTGTTGCATCATCCAGGTGCAGCACGTGCGGCAATAGGATGTCCACCGGCCCCTCCACGTCCTCACACTGGATGGAGAAGAGCGGACCCACCGGCATCCATTCCCACACCTGCTGCCAGTTGTCGGACCAGTTCGCACTCCTGTAGGTCACGTGCAGCGGGTAGGGCGTCACCACGCCCAGGTCGGTCCGTCTGCACAGGTACTTCCCTTCACCTGGCAGCCGGAGGGACCTGAGGAGATAAAGGCGGGTGATTTTGCCGTTATCATAATGGTGTGACAGTCCAGGCTTCTGCCAAGTCCGAAGAAGGCTAGGAAAATATGCGTCTACTTTCAAATTGATAGAACGGTTAATGTGTTCTTCTATTCGTCAGTGATTAGGTCTTAAGAGTAAATAATCTCTGTGTTGTTGCTGACTCGATCCATGTTATGGTACCCATCATTCCTACTGTCTATGTTGTTACCGGTTGTTGTACAGTCGGAATGAGCCCATGTTATAATAACTACTCACCATTCTGTGTCACCGTTCATCTGAGGACTGACCTCTTGAGGCGGCAAGGCATCACGGTATTCCTGGATGTATGGGATATTGGTGAACCTGATCTTATATGTAGATAATATATATAGTGTATCACGAGTGCCGTCTATGTGAGTTTTATCATGCACATAGTAGTAACTTAAGGTCTTAATGAATGAGTAGGTGTGATGCCCTAACCATAATTCAGACATATTTCATCCTTTTTcacaatgaaaaatatcaataaagGAAATGGCTGCTTTCACACCTGACCGTTCATGATGCAACCTTTTAAAATTTGTGTgacacttttttttctaataacagaTATAATTAAGTTCAATGAATTTCATCTGGTTGAATTTCAACAGGATTGCGAAATTCACCAAAAACTTATGTGCCCTGTACCCCCTCTTAAAGGAGAAGAACATACCCAGAGACGTTAAAACTTGCATTTATACTACCATACTGAGACCAGTCCTGCTATACGGAAGTGAAGTCTGGACCCTAACTACAAAACTGAAAAGTAGGGTACAAGCAACCGAGATGAGAGTACTGCGGCTCATCTTTGGTGTTACTAGAATGGACAGAATCAGAAACGAGGTCATTCGCCAAACACTATCTGTTGAGCCCATACTGGCATTAGTTGAAAGAAATCAATTGAGGGGGTTTGCCAGAGGACAgagatgtaaaaagaatctaCAACTGGACACCTAAAAAGAAAAGGTCAGCAGGCAGACCAAGAAAGAGGTGGCTAGACCAAATCGTTGAGATTACTAGAAGAGAAGAACCAAACTTCCAAGTAGTGAAGAAAATGGCTGAGGATAGAGCAGTATGGAGAGAGTTCGCCAGGAGGCTTACAACTTACAGGCCATTGGCCTAAAGGCGTCAGAGAAGGAGAAGGCAATTAAAATACGGTCATTACTATCAAACCCCGTTTCAAGTGAAGTCGTTGCGTTATGACTAGAGCTCATAAATGCACCTTGTACACCCCCAGTACAACTGCAGCCAGGTCCGGTTTGCCGATGTTCCGCAGTGTTTCCTCCAGCTGCGGCAGGTAGTGGAGCGGTCCGTGGGGGGTCTTGGTGCGCCACGCCTTCAGCATCTGGAACGCCGCCTGGGTATTCTCGAAACGGTACTCCCCCTCTATGTTGTCCAACACGGCCCTGTTCAGTCCCAGCTCCTGTCCCAGCCGGGTCCACAGCTGCTCCTCCTCACCAACAGCCCTGCTGACCTCGTACAGCCGGTTGTCTGGACGAAACGGATAGCAATTTAGTAGAGATTCAAAAGACAAATTAATTTTGGAACATTTTTGCCCCCTCTTAACGTTGTATTTAAGTTGATCAACTATCATCGCCTGAGTAAATTGATTAATAAGCAAGCAAAGCACATATTGAATGGTGCATTTGATGCATTTCCACCTAAAGCACATTAAAGGTGAACAGGACCATTTTCCAAACTGGAAACTAAGGCAAAAGAACCATCAAGTCAAGCCTACTTTCCTAACATGTTGCTAGCTGTAAAACTATATGAGGTTCCTTCATTACTTCAGATAAAGAGGCCTGTCGTACTTACCGATGAAGTATTTTCCATTGTCGTCCTGCGGCGTTCTAGTAGCTAGAAACTCGACTGGCCGTTCCCAGTTTCCTTCAGACATTTTCAACAAGTCACCCGGCACGTGACGCCTTACAGCCTCTATAGTGAGCGACTTTGTTGTTTCTCCGCTTCCAACACTGTTACTGGAGTACAAGGCAGGAAACTCGTCCCAACAGGCTTCTATCACCTTCGCTACCGTCTGAGCCTGGCGCCACGCCTTGTCCGGCTCTCCCCGGATCCGGATTTCTTCTCTTGTAGGGAAATGGCGGTACATGACGTCTTCTGAGTTCTCTCCAACATGAACGACAACTGTGTCCTTGGTGAGGAGACGGCGTGTGGTCTGCTCCATGGACAGGATACGGGAGACCATGGTTTCCGGTAGACCCAGAGGAGGCTCTTGGCTGTACTCTATAGTAACAGAGATCTCCTCTCCGCCTGACGGCACAACCTCTGGCCAGCAGCGCGCCACCTCGTCAGGCTGGGTGGCAGGAAGCTTTGTTGGAAAGATCACCGACCCTGAGTAACACAGGCCAAAGTGCTTCATCAGGGGAAGGAGACTGTTGAAGGTGACACTGTTGTCTCCAAGCAGGTTCCTCATGAAGCTGTCGCTTGCCCTGCCCGTCTTCAAGAAGGCCGCTCTGTCTTCAGCGAACTGCACACTTGCACGTGCGGAGAGAGACTTAGCTAAGCTGTCCAGATATGCCTGTAGGTCATGCCtgaagatctgcttgaagagtgtGAGTATGATGGTTGGGTccgggaagaccagatcttccaTCCCCCTGATGTGGTTGTAGAACAGAATCTGCCCGGTCACGTGCAGATAGCTGAGCGCGTTCAGGACGTCTGACTCCTTCATCCCTGCAGCTGCTCCGACGTCCTGACAATCCCTGACATGAAGGTACGTCGACGTCCTTCCTGAAGTCTTGATGTTTTCTGCCAGTTTCGTCCACGACGTCGGCAGCTCTTGGCGGGCAGCAGGGAACAATCGCTCGTCCTTCACAATTTCTGCCATCTTGTCGCACAGAGCTTCGATACCCTGGAACGTCTTGCTGCTGACCGGGATAACCTCTACGTTTAACAGACCTTTGGGTCGTCCGTCCAGTAACTTCTCCAGTGACTCTTTCTTGGTCAAGATGTCGTTCCTTGTGAGACCGAAGAAACGTTCGGGTATATCCGATCCACCGTCCGCTGCATCCACCGCCTTCTGACAGAGCTGAATTTCTTCTTTCAGCTTGGTTTGTATTTTACTCTCAGCGACCTGGATGTCTCTCTGGATTGAGGAACAAGCTGCTGCTATCATCTCCTCGGCTTTGTCTGGCGGAAACAGGTCAACTTTGGTTCCTACAACAAGAATAGCCGGGTTGAACACGTGGGAAGTCACGGATGTTAGCCACGTTCCCACTCGTTCCTGGAACTCTTCTGACTTGTATCCTGGCAGGTCTACATTGAGGATGTGCAGGGCCTGACGTGTCAGGAAGAACCGGTGCGTGTAGTGGTAGATCTGGTGACCTCCGAAGTCGTACATCTCGTACTTGACGTTATTCTTGGTGTCATGGTAAGTGATGACGTCAACACCGATGGTTCTGTTAGTTTCAATCTCCACGTGACCTTGACCCTTCATCATGCAGTTGAGCAGACTGGTCTTCCCTGCCTCCGTCAGTCCCAGGAACACACCTTTGACTTCGAAAGGTGTGGCGGCGTCGTCCGCATGCGCACCGGGATAAACTAGATGTCTCTTGATGGTCGCTACAGCAGAAACGGTGACATAAAGTATGATTACTTTAGTTGACAGCACTCGTTATCAGTACATAAATTGCTCCGGTGAAACGTACACAAATGTAGTACATAAAAATTGGCTGTGATATATGGACAAATCTGACCCGTTTGAGACAAACATTTGTATCAATTACGAAGGCAATGAATTTACTTTGGGAGCCTTTTCAGGCGGAGCGTccgtgtaagacatcacgaaatcgccggcgaatgcacccagatacaCGGTGACATGCCGACCTGCACGCCGATtgccggcgctacgaacgtcccttgctcgcacgtaaatgttgcccgacgtgtgtgggtcgacatcacgaaatcgcgggcgaatacacccagacacacggcgacatgccgacctgcgtgccgattactggcgctacgaacgtcccttgctcgcacgtaactGATGTTGCCCGACATGTGTGGGTCGACATCACAAAATCGCGGGCGAATACACCCAGACAcacgccgacctgcgtgccgattatagACGAGCGATGGAAAGGACAGCGCTCTTTTGAGgcccgtggtataagtggtacacggtggtataggtggtttcatactgagacgagcgaaggaataggcagcgctactctaaggcttgtggtataagtggtacatggtggtataagtggttttaatactgagacgagtgaaggaataggcagcgctactctaaggcttgtggtataagtggtacacggtggtataggtggttttcatactgagacgagcgaaggaataggcagcgctactctaaggcttgtggtataagtggtacacggtggtataggtggttttcatcatataccaccgtgtaccatttatggcttgtggtataagtggtacacggtggtataggtgtttcatacttagacgagtgaaggaataggcagcgcaattttaaggcttgtggtataagtggtacacggtggtataggtggttttcataatgagacgagcgaaggaataggcatcgctactaatataaggcttgtggtataagtggtacacggtggtataggtggttttcatcacataccaccgtgtaccacttatggcttgtggtataagtggtacatggtggtataggtggttttcatacttagacgagtgaagggataggcagcgctactctaaggcttgtggtataagtggtttacggtggtataggtgtttcATACTGATACGAGTGACGGTATaagcatcgctactctaaggcttgtggtataagtggtacacggtggtataggtggttttcatcatgtaccaccgtgtaccacttatggcttgtggtataagtggtacatggtgttataggtggttttcatacttagacaaGTGACGGTATAAGCATCGCTactccaaggcttgtggtataagtggtacacggtggtataggtggttttcatcatataccaccgtgtaccacttatggcttgtgatataagtggtacacggtggtataggatGAAAACcacatataccaccgtgtaccacttataccacaagccataagtggtacacggtggtatatgatgaaaaccaccaaTACCACCTtttaccacttataccacaagccttagtggAGCGCTGCCAATtctttcgctcgtctcagtatgaaaaccatctataccaccgtgtaccacttataccacaagccataagtggtacacggtggtatatgatgaaaaccacctataccaccgtgtaccacttataccacaagccttagagtagcgctgcctattccttcactcgtctaagtatgaaaaccacctataccaccgtgtaccacttatgccacaagccttagagtagcgctgcctattccttcgctcgtctcagtatgaaaaccacctataccaccgggtgccacttatgccacaagccttagagtagcgctgcctattccttcgctcgtctaagtatgaaaaccacctataccaccgtgaacCACTTATGCCACAAACCTTAATGGAGCTCTGCCTATTTCTTAGCTCAtctcagtataaaaaccacctctaccaccgtgtaccacttataccacggggctcagaagagcgctcccttttctttcactcgtctcagtattaaaaccacctataccaccgtgtaccacttataccacaagccttagagtagcgctgcctattccttcgctcgtctaagtatgaaaaccacctataccaccgtgtaccacttatgccACAAGCCTTAGCTaaagtagcgctgcctattccttcactcgtctcagtatgaaaaccacctataccaccgtgtaccacttataccacgggcctcaaaagagcgctgccttttccaTCGCTCGTctataatcggcacgcaggtcggcgtgtgtctgggtgtattcgcccgcgatttcgtgatgtcgatTCACACATGTCGGGCAACATCagttacgtgcgagcaagggacgttcgtagcgccagtaatcggcacgcaggtcggcatgtcgccgtgtgtctgggtgtatTCGCCcacgatttcgtgatgtcgacccacacacgtcgggcaacatttacgtgcgagcaagggacgttcgtagcgccgatAATCGGcgcgcaggtcggcatgtcaccgtgtatctgggtgcattcgccggcgatttcgtgatgtcttacatggaagctccgccaCTTTTGAGCTTTCAAATTCCTTTTGTTCAACCTTATTGATGCTTTGTATGAATTTGTATAAGACTGGAGATTCCCCTGATCCAGCTGTCTATTCTGGAATTGTGTTAGTGGTAGTTTATACATACATAGACCGTGTGCTCATCCCAGAGTCCCATGGTGAAGAGGCAGTATTAGTTCTTGTACCCCTACTTGGGCTATGCTAACTTAGGGATAGCATAGATTGGAAAGAGTGTGTACTTCTTGTAACACCTTTATCACCTGTTGTGTAATCCTCTGCATGGTGATTTGCGAGTTAGGTGAATAGAAAGACGGATTCGCAAGTCATGATCAGAATCGTTATGTGTTTTACCCTGAACTGTTATACCGTGCTACGAAAATTGTATAGACCCCGACTGGAAGTAAAAAAAGAGAAGCCTATTTAATATTGTATGTGTATCATATATCAGGTGTTCAGCTACCTTGACTTTGCTGTGCGACATGTTCCCTCTGTGTCGTTTGTTGACCGGGATGTGCCGCCTGCTGTTCCCCGATGCCGCAGTACCGCTCCCAGATCCGCTCCAGTTCCTCCATCTCCTCCGCCAGGAAGTCCTGTCCTTCCTCCCGCAGGACCCGCACTAACCAGTCGTACGGCTCCTGCCGCCTCCTGTCCCGCAGCATCCTTACCAACAGGTCCCCCCTGCTTACTGGTGTCGGCTCCGCCTGGGGAAGGGAACATCGGCAGGGTTGGCTTGACTAGTTAACATCCCTGTACATCTGCGTGTGTTTGAATCCTTTAACTGTGGTTGTCAGATTGTAAAGTCTGAACAGCAGAAACTAGGTAGACAGGCATGTTAGCATGCAGGCCTACAACCGTAGCAGCCACATTGAAGTTTGTCGCCAATAGCTGCCCGCTGGTTTGACAACTTTGActgcacatgtatgtatggttaAGTCAAcctaatgaataaatagatgttGTAAACTAGTTATTACTCCTCAAACCGTATTAGGCGCAGTTTTATTTTGGAGAGATTAGACTTTCTTATTGAAAATTCTGTTAGATAAAAAATATCTAGTGCAGAACGTAATTTGTGGtgagtagtagtccactgttttctgctgctgcagtagtggaAACATCCTATTTGTGGTGAACGATTGATTAACTAATCCGTATAGTATAAATCCTCATCAGTATACTCAATCATGATGCTAAATTGTAATAgaatttttttatatatgaaGTACATATGGCACAATAAATGACAACTGCCGGTTACACCACGTGACCTACCTGGATATTCCGGACCTGAGCCGGACTCAGCTGGTTCTCCTGTTCCAGCCGTGTGAGAACAGCTGGGAGGTTCATGTTGTCAGCCAGGAACAAACGAGTGTAGAGCAAAGCCTGCCAGCACGGCAATCTCAGTTCACCTGTGGAGATGAACAGACAAGCGGCACACGTCAGACATCATATTgctagtacaatgtagttcacAAAGTGTTGAAACATTTCATATTACGGCAGTaaaattgtatacaacatatGAATTACGCACGCATTTTACGAGTATTCCTCTGTTGTGAGCTTGTACATGTCAACAAGTCATCTTTGCAAGTAAGTAATTTGCTCTCCTGTTAACATCCCGTCGACTTATTCAATCGTCCGTCCTAGAAAGTACTTTGAACTTTTATATTATTGTGCTCATTGTgaaaatgttctgaaaaatagaGACGTTATATACCAATTTATATCAATGTACAAAACATTGGCTTTAATATTACAGAAGTTAGATAAGAAAGTAAACAATGTTTGCTATTTCTCTATTACGTTTCCACGTTAAAGAAAATACTTTGATTTACAAGTGAAAAAAGAGCCGCTGTTTTTGCGTTGTGTAACAGCAATGACATGTCCACCCTCACCTGTTTGTCTGCAGAGCGCGTCACGCACATCCCAGGCGATGCTTTCTATCCCCCTGACAAGACTGCCGGGCATCGTCTCCTCAACCCTGTCCCGCTGGACCCGCCTGGTCGGCGCCTCCAGAGTTGGGTTCTGCCGGCTGACTAACGTACCGAACTCACGGAAGTCATCCTGGTTCTGGTCCAGCCAAATGACGTATCGAGGCTTGTTGTTCCTCACGGCAGTTTCCAGTCCGACCGTGAGCGAGGACTGGTCAGCAAGCAGGTGTCTGCTGATCACGGGCACGACGAGTTTCACGCTGCCGAGGGTCAGTGTGGACGTGAGCTGTGCGCGGCTGACGTCACCAGGAGTGCCTGTGACCTGCTGACAGAATATGTCTGTCTGGGGTAGTCGGTAACCCCCGACCAGACCCATCAGCTTCTCCACCAGCCTCCTGACGAACTCCTCATCCTCCGCTGCGTGCAGGAGGACAACACGCGGACCTGATAGGAAACAACAGCATGATAATGTCAACATGTGTTATTAAAGCAATGTTCAAAATTGCGATCTTCTTACCATGCTATTGATTAAAATGTGCCACGCATGTAAGGAACTACGCCACACAATTCCATCTACAACTTTAAAGTACATAACCGTTCTTAAAAAGCTCAACAAACTAGATAAAGGCAGAAGACGTGATTTAGAGTGAAAGCGAAAGTAAAATTATTACGCAATATAACAGCTAAACCAGAAAAAGTGGAACGGACAATATGTTAAAAGATAATGAACTATACTCCAGGACTTAGAGAATTAACGGAAGGAATTAGAATTACTATACAATCATCGCTTAGATGGAATATTGATAAGATGAAGGTCAGGTGGGTGGAGTCTAATGAGAGATTCACCAAGTAATCTTTTAAATCTCGTTAACAGAAATTATACCAGCAAGAATGTACAAAAATTGATAAAGATAGCATTTTAAGGATGTGCTGATGATGTGTAATATATTAAGTCGCCTAAGGTAGAATTGATATATAATGTTATCAAAGATtgtgtataagaaacatgaagTGAGAATAAGAAACATACTCTGAGCTTGGACCGAAAACTATCAAGTTTCAGAATATCCATGCCGAAAGTCAGAAGCCCTATCTACTTTGGATTCGAAGGTGAAAGTGACTGATATGACACACCTGTCTCCATGGTGATTGGGAGATGACGTCAGCGAAGCTGTGACGTGAGAACAGGAATTTCAGACCTCCAATCTGGTAAGACGGACAGGCGACATCCCAGACTGCGGTGTTAtactgaggggggggggagtaaCAGCTAACGACATTTTCTACATCCTCACTGCAGCAACGTGTGGTTAAAATGTTGAATTTAGGAGGAGGTGCGTGCTGACAATGGCGCTTACTCCTCAGGAAAGGTATGTCACATCTCTACTCATTAGATGGATAAGGATTGCTGAACCTACTTGTTTGCAATATTTGTATGTCACAGCAAAAAGTGATCTGTCTTCTATTGAACTATATTCATATCGTCAATCATTCCAAGTACAGCTGCGGGCAAACTATTCCGCAACTTAAATTCAGAGCTTACTGTTGGGCGTTAAGACAACGACGTTACTTTCTTGGCTATTCAGTGTTAGATGGAcgttgaggtttgaagttgacgTGAAGCTTTGGCTTGCCTAAGAACTTTGGTCGGTACGGACGTCTTCAAATCACGAGATAtagatacagtgtatttggaAAGGAGACAACGTTACGCTTTAAGGATTATAAGGATCCAGTGTACCCCGACACTTCCGCATTATTTGCTACGCATGGTTTCAGTATACAGGTAAACTGTTCCACTAAGTTTGAACTGGCGGCCCTAAGACTCAACTCTACCCTACCTTTTCTTCTTAGTCTCCTAATTCTCCATAATCGTCCTTCTCCAGATCACTTAGAGGCAAACCGTTGACGAGGAAGTGAGAGAAGGACAGGCTCATTGAAGTGACAGGGGTGCAGGTTTGTAACAATGTGTAAAGAAATCACCCCTATGCTACACTACAACGTATACTAAGCTTATGTCCCCACAAGTCTGTAATGTCAACCTTAACTAAACGTTGTTTCTGTCGCGACTGTTATTCCGCAGATAAACATCTTTTTGTAAGACGTACTTGGTTTTACCCTGTCACGTCACCAGTAAACACCGTAAGCGGTCCAACCTGTTCCGAGCCAGCCTGCCGTGACGGCACACCTGGTGGTGACCTCGATCGGGGTCACTATGCCAGAATGGCTTGTTTGCATATCATCTATTGGTTTGACGTTTTCGCTCGAACAAAATGCAGGACCGTGTTATTGTAAACCAGGATGGCTTGAGACGCGTCCTTCTGCTTGCCTTTTATCACTCTATCATTTCAGTTTAGTAGGGAAAACCTTTGGCTAATAGTAACTTGACGTATTGAGTCGATGAACAGGCCAATAGGCACAGGTACTGTTACTGCCTATCTGTTACATCCTGTGGTCAGGATAAGTTTTTTCAACCATGAAGCACGTCATCAAATAGTCTGTGAGGCGGTTTCTGCCGACGGGTTCTGTCATGCCCCAGAAATGTATTTGAAACGTCCATCGGGTAAGGTATGACGTTACTAACAAAGCATTCAAGAACAGGGAGAAACCGTTTTTTGGGAATTAGTAATTAGGGTGTTAATATCtattatcatataggtagatggcgtcgtccaatcagaagcctccattgcccacaaaaagtggtctgttatcacgccataacacaccacttatgacgtcatctttttgatgaatctttttcttaaccttgtttaaaaagattataaccgttgcattttgtagagggggtatctatttgatgaatctttttcttaaccttgtttaaaaaatctttattgtcttagaattcctaaaaatttccttagaatacatgaaaaagggaaaacaaatctaaaattcccaaaatgttccgcgtgttccatttgctgttggccaaagaaaccacgttctatctaaggttccgtgcgttccatttcctgctggccaaagaacctgtgttctattcaggttacccgaggtcatgttgcagggagattcttcaatgatgacattttctgactgacctgaaaccgaccctcctatcctgtgtggttgaaatagataaatcaggctacagttgtacatattcttcatcatcttctgttaaaaaaggacaaatgtgaattctcaAATGCATTCTTGATAGTATAAGTAAtttatgcgtcaaacagaa
The nucleotide sequence above comes from Branchiostoma lanceolatum isolate klBraLanc5 chromosome 14, klBraLanc5.hap2, whole genome shotgun sequence. Encoded proteins:
- the LOC136448625 gene encoding uncharacterized protein, whose translation is METGPRVVLLHAAEDEEFVRRLVEKLMGLVGGYRLPQTDIFCQQVTGTPGDVSRAQLTSTLTLGSVKLVVPVISRHLLADQSSLTVGLETAVRNNKPRYVIWLDQNQDDFREFGTLVSRQNPTLEAPTRRVQRDRVEETMPGSLVRGIESIAWDVRDALCRQTGELRLPCWQALLYTRLFLADNMNLPAVLTRLEQENQLSPAQVRNIQVGHVV
- the LOC136448654 gene encoding uncharacterized protein, which encodes MNTIYPKQPSSVSRSQALLVTVKLVVPVISRHLLADQSSLTVGLETAARNNKPRYVIWLDQNQDDFREFGTLVSRQYPTLEAPARRVQRDRVGETMPGSNLGRGMDGIAWDVRDALFRQTGELRWPCWWALHRTRAFLADNMNLPAVLTRLEQENQLSPAEVRDIQAEPTPVSRGDLLVRMLRDRRRQEPYDWLVRVLREEGQDFLAEEMEELERIWERYCGIGEQQAAHPGQQTTQREHVAQQSQATIKRHLVYPGAHADDAATPFEVKGVFLGLTEAGKTSLLNCMMKGQGHVEIETNRTIGVDVITYHDTKNNVKYEMYDFGGHQIYHYTHRFFLTRQALHILNVDLPGYKSEEFQERVGTWLTSVTSHVFNPAILVVGTKVDLFPPDKAEEMIAAACSSIQRDIQVAESKIQTKLKEEIQLCQKAVDAADGGSDIPERFFGLTRNDILTKKESLEKLLDGRPKGLLNVEVIPVSSKTFQGIEALCDKMAEIVKDERLFPAARQELPTSWTKLAENIKTSGRTSTYLHVRDCQDVGAAAGMKESDVLNALSYLHVTGQILFYNHIRGMEDLVFPDPTIILTLFKQIFRHDLQAYLDSLAKSLSARASVQFAEDRAAFLKTGRASDSFMRNLLGDNSVTFNSLLPLMKHFGLCYSGSVIFPTKLPATQPDEVARCWPEVVPSGGEEISVTIEYSQEPPLGLPETMVSRILSMEQTTRRLLTKDTVVVHVGENSEDVMYRHFPTREEIRIRGEPDKAWRQAQTVAKVIEACWDEFPALYSSNSVGSGETTKSLTIEAVRRHVPGDLLKMSEGNWERPVEFLATRTPQDDNGKYFIDNRLYEVSRAVGEEEQLWTRLGQELGLNRAVLDNIEGEYRFENTQAAFQMLKAWRTKTPHGPLHYLPQLEETLRNIGKPDLAAVVLGVYKEYRDALPPQEVSPQMNGDTEWSLRLPGEGKYLCRRTDLGVVTPYPLHVTYRSANWSDNWQQVWEWMPVGPLFSIQCEDVEGPVDILLPHVLHLDDATELTPEDVQVVHVVGNSPELLPVTELTPSHAVTRFKKGSLFGVVGRTEKVLGISRNGLLTAFACEDDSDISRLKVYIVSNTRIMQETLAQDSEKLNFSLRDYKTCRLCPGDTYYLEGSVTNGRDMFVSSSPQCLMFEDTFDTNKFYEPFRVEVTADIWNSSSTSRLNLELLTEAKTGAKEPIAELTLGHYKREYTADGDDSGLSTPTGLVAMEAVRRQLESSNISGKGSVLLVGDEFCTSKGGISTINLNVARMLTAAGAEVYATVLEATEQDERDAERDRVRLLKPRLDADSSAKPSLEWLTVYHSVHFPYLPPNVSCIVGHVDVTSRAARKIKEERFPHAKLAMFGHVAPEETEHYKSDEKALGVGRKEASIQEDIGKADVVFSVGARIHRHYDRFLRRNRVDHYIFLPEPSKVFREANVSFDGESEKVRKPERIVLSTGRVRDVEMLKGHDLAAGAIDKVAQRLDGQYTLRLRVRGIDENDFKESKRILEEKLRSGRVKPTLLPYGTQEDIRRDMENCHLVLMPSRAEPFGLVGLEAIAAGVPVLISEHSGLADLIEELSEKLEQPTFRHCIVKMKGDTATDGDAEKWAERIEDVLKNARSEFAEARAFREKLLASKYWEESHQKFLQACGITAHYPRATILASKSAERLSKPDQEHLTEREEEAESARRLEQLRPVHSSTVPVPTNKQADTHRGQLTGDKENSAGKAEEKPTDVTDDESSKWVEKRPLLDQSQRAPAARTSAGLLQQEEMEPEELAAATETTRLSAAGEQQGEAGEAETAGRACCPRCPYGACSVL